The following proteins are co-located in the Psilocybe cubensis strain MGC-MH-2018 chromosome 5, whole genome shotgun sequence genome:
- a CDS encoding Protein YIP4 codes for MDPIRTPLTASSQFIQADDDDDLNDDDIPGFSHPGLAQSPVADKGKGRATFVPEQLAAPGTSNGRAPASPNPAAALSGNIGSSSSQNAGRAANRQTVGGVQVETRYSGGDTLDEPVTTTIARDLLSIYSKLVQVLYPRRSSGREVLRDWDLWGPLLLCLCLGIMLSINAPKSQSLGVFSSVIVICSMGALAVTIQAKLLGGRVSFFQGLCVLGYCIAPLDIAALISCFVHVIWIRAPVALLAWAWCIWASVNFLDGTKIDQPRILLAVYPLLLFYFILAWMILIQ; via the exons ATGGACCCAATCAGGACACCACTCACCGCGAGCTCCCAGTTCATCCAAGCAG atgacgacgacgacctgAACGACGATGATATTCCCGGCTTCTCTCATCCTGGACTTGCCCAGTCTCCCGTTGCagacaagggcaagggaCGCGCGACGTTTGTCCCCGAGCAGCTCGCTGCCCCCGGCACATCGAACGGACGGGCGCCTGCGAGCCCCAACCCCGCCGCCGCGCTCTCAGGCAACATCGGAAGCTCGAGCTCGCAGAACGCCGGTAGGGCGGCAAACCGCCAGACGGTGGGAGGTGTGCAGGTGGAGACGCG GTATTCTGGAGGGGATACGCTGGATGAGCCTGTAACGACGACCATT GCCCGGGACTTGCTCTCCATCTATTCCAAGCTCGTTCAAGTTCTGTATCCACGTCGGTCTAGTGGACGCGAAGTTCTAAG AGACTGGGATCTATGGGGTCCTTTACTGCTCTGCTTGTGTCTAGGAATCATGCTGAGTATTAAT GCTCCGAAATCGCAGTCTCTGGGTGTCTTTTCTAGTGTCATCGTCATCTGTTCAATGGGAGCGTTGGCCGTGACCATTCAAGCAAAG CTTCTTGGCGGAAGAGT CTCTTTCTTCCAGGGCCTCTGCGTCCTCGGTTACTGCATCGCCCCATTGGACATCGCAGCTTTGATCTCGTGCTTTGTCCATGTTATATGGATACGCGCGCCTGTGGCTCTGTTAGCTTGGGCATGGTGCATCTGGG CCTCTGTGAATTTCCTGGACGGAACTAAAATCGACCAGCCGCGCATTTTGCTGGCTGTATACCCTCTCCT tTTGTTCTACTTTATTTTGGCTTGGATGATCCTCATTCAATGA
- a CDS encoding Tetratricopeptide repeat protein 9A, whose protein sequence is MADSLSDVPSATAQKIAIAKQKKDAGDQAFKLGNVKDALKSYHEALMYLLGLDKNALQNISGPSRPADPASSDPTKGAAVKEKTEVDDILEKIYANMSACHLKNQNWRRAVETADKALAKNENNYKAMFRKGKGLGEQGFFEKALKILEDLKTKNPTDGPLVDQEIARLRAIDEERERVHKKKMKGFLNKAEKKGEALFNDDAAIPTENKGSFIEEVSD, encoded by the exons ATGGCTGACTCTTTATCTGATGTACCATCAGCGACCGCCCAGAAAATTGCAATCGCGAAACAAAAGAAAGACGCAGGAGACCAAGCATTCAAACTAGGAAATGTGAAAGATG CATTAAAATCTTACCATGAG GCGCTCATGTATCTGTTAGGACTGGATAA GAATGCACTGCAGAACATCAGTGGTCCTTCCAGACCCGCCGACCCTGCTTCTTCGGATCCCACTAAAGGCGCAGCagtgaaagaaaagacaGAG GTCGACGATATCTTGGAAAAGATCTACGCTAATATGTCTGCCTGCCATTTGAAGAACCAGAATTGGAGGAGAGCTGTAGAAACTGCAGACAAG GCCTTGGCGAAGAATGAAAATAATTACAAGGCAATGTTCCGTAAAGGAAAGGGATTGGGCGAGCAAGGCTTTTTTGAAAAGGCCCTGAAGATCCTAGAAGATCTCAAAACAAAGAACCCAACAG ATGGCCCACTTGTTGACCAGGAAATTGCTAGGTTACGTGCTATCGACGAGGAGCGGGAACGTGTccacaaaaagaaaatgaagg GTTTCCTTAACAAGGCCGAGAAGAAGGGAGAGGCATTATTTAATGACGATGCCGCGATACCCACGGAAAACAAAGGTAGCTTCATCGAAGAAGTGTCTGATTAA
- a CDS encoding Transcription factor iws1, with the protein MGLDLEREVFGGSESELSDEEEDYQQQHQQHQQQQHYHQPSPAKQRPSVSARDEYESTGGDSEDDYQQERPAAGKTKKRLKKAADGGEGKVQRKRKRKAPVEVDLADLPPEQASRARLDMRLDEILKTKKSKPKKKKNEEILDNFADDEVARLREAMNNAAEEDIRANTEKMPATSKLRLLPEAMDTLRKASLAQSMIDNNLLDAVRRWLEPLPDRSLPALNIQREFFNIIKKMEFIDSSVLKESGLGRIVLFYTKCKRVTPDIMRTASDLVSAWSRPIIKRSASYRDRVVPVAQETDMDARAGERLNTILARAKEQEKGRVKRNAVMIPQRELGTYTVAPKMNAGIGRSNVSVDVDIERRRKNAERLRSLTRKATRENVHIGTSGE; encoded by the exons ATG GGTCTTGATCTTGAGCGTGAAGTTTTCGGTGGTTCAGAGTCTGAGCTCtcagacgaggaggagg ActaccagcagcagcaccaacagcaccagcagcagcaacactACCACCAGCCCTCTCCAGCAAAGCAACGCCCGTCTGTCTCAGCGCGGGACGAGTACGAGTCCACCGGCGGCGACTCTGAGGATGACTATCAGCAAGAACGGCCCGCCGCGGGCAAGACTAAAAAGCGCCTGAAAAAGGCAGCAGATGGTGGTGAGGGCAAAgtgcagaggaagaggaagcgCAAGGCGCCTGTTGAAGTAGACTTGGCAGACCTGCCCCCTGAACAAG CCAGCAGAGCACGCCTGGACATGCGACTGGATGAAATCTTGAAAACCAAAAAGTCCAagccaaagaaaaagaaaaatgaagaGATTCTGGACAACTTTGCGGATGATGAAGTTGCAAGGTTAAGAGAGGCGATGAATAATGCAGCTGAAGAAGACATCCGGGCCAACACCGAAAAGATGCCAGCCACATCAAAGCTTCGACTGTTACCAGAAGCAATGGACACCTTACGAAA AGCATCGCTCGCACAGTCTATGATCGACAACAACCTTCTGGATGCAGTCAGACGGTGGTTGGAACCACTACCTGATCGGTCGCTTCCTGCCCTGAACATCCAGCGCGAGttcttcaacatcatcaagaaGATGGAGTTTATCGACAGCTCTGTGCTGAAGGAATCCGGACTTGGACGCATTGTACTGTTCTACACCAAGTGCAAGCGTGTGACACCAGACATCATGCGTACGGCAAGCGACCTCGTGTCGGCGTGGTCTCGCCCCATCATCAAGCGGTCGGCGTCGTACCGGGACCGCGTCGTGCCGGTTGCGCAAGAGACGGACATGGATGCGCGTGCAGGGGAGCGACTGAATACGATTCTGGCGCGTGCGAAGGAACAAGAGAAGGGCCGGGTGAAGCGCAACGCGGTTATGATCCCACAGCGTGAGCTAGGGACATACACGGTGGCGCCCAAGATGAACGCAGGAATTGGACGGAGCAATGTGAGCGTGGATGTGGACATTGAGAGGCGGAGGAAGAATGCAGAGCGATTGCGGAGTCTGACGCGCAAG GCCACGAGGGAGAATGTCCATATCGGGACAAGCGGAGAATGA